Genomic DNA from Segatella copri:
GAGAATCCCCTGCAAGTAACAGGAGATATTCTCGTTCTGGCTGGAGACATCGGCTACCTGGGAGACGAGAACTATTCCAAGCATCCCTTCTGGGACTGGGCTTCTGAGAACTATCAGCAAGTCATAGCCAGCATGGGCAACCATGAGTTCTACAAATACTATGACATTGCCAAGCTTAACGATGGCTTTTGTCTTGAAATACGTCCCAATGTTCACAGCTATTACAATGCTGTTGTACACATAGGAGACATCGACCTCTTCATAACAACATTGTGGTCTAAAATTCCACTGAAGGAGGCATACTATACAGAACAAGTCATAAGCGACTTCCGACGCATCATCTTCAATGGAGATCTTCTAACGTTTGCAGACTTCAACCGTGAACATAAAAGATGCCTGTCTTTCTTGAAAGATGCTGTTTCATGCAGCAAGGCCAGAAGAAAGATAGTTGTCACACATCATGTTCCGTCTTTCCAGATGCAATGTCCCAAGTTCGCAGACAGTCAAGCTAATAGTGCCTTCACGGTGGAATTGGAAGAGTACATCAAGAATAGCGGCATAGATTACTGGATATTCGGTCACTCTCACTACAACGTGGATGTGAAGATAGGCAATACCAACTGTGTGTCAAATCAGCTGGGATATGTATTTCATGGGGAACATGAATCATTCAATCCTGGAAAATATATTGAAGTATGAAACAGATAATATTGAATTATATAGATGTTGAAATCTGGAATAATCTACACGTTCAGTTTCAGCCACATTCTGATGTTAATATCATTATGGGAAGCAATGGAAGTGGCAAGACCACATTCCTGAGAAATCTATATCAATCTTTAGCAGAAGATAAAGAAAGCAAAGATCACATAATCTATCTTCCTTCCATTGACAACATTGCAATGAGAGACAAGCGCAAGACAAGCAAAGCCCTATCGCAGGAGTTGGATTACTATATATATGACATGAAGACCGGACCTTCACTCATGAACCTCCGCATGTCTATGCTAGATAGTTCAGAGGAGAAAAGAATTGAAATGAAAGCCAAGATAGCTGATTTTCAGAAGGTCATAAATGATTTCTTTGCCATAACTGGCAAACGCATCGAAATAGAAGGCAGCAAGTTTACTGTTTTTACAGACAATGGAATATTACCTGTAGAAGCGCTGTCTTCTGGCGAAAAGCAAATTCTATTGATTTTGCTGAGAGTGTTCCTGCTAAATGGAAACGAAGCCATCGTAATGATAGATGAGCCTACGTACTCACTTGATATTGAATGGCAATTCAAGCTGGTCACTATGTTCACTCATCTCAACAACAAGGCTCAGTATTTTATAGCATCCCTCTCTCCTGCTCTCTTTGGCGAAGGATGGGGAGATAAGGTTTGGTATATGGATCAAATAACAAAATAAAAGAGTGAATGACAAGATGCTGAGGGATTATCAATCCTGCAAGAATCTCCTTATAACAGGTCTTCCCTTTCAGCAAGGAAAAGTATAAGCACAAAAAAAGCGACCCGAAGGCCGCTCTATCATCTGGAGAGAAGAATTTACTTATCCTTCTGGATCTTGCCCTGCTGAGAATCAGGAGTGTTCTCCTTCTCTACAGCTTCATAGAACTTGGTGGCTACGAGAATCACTCGGTTGTGCTTGACTCCCTCGGCATCCTGCCATTCCTCTGGCTTGAAGTAGCCCTCTACAGTGAGGAGTGCTCCCTTGACCAGACGGTCGAATGAAGAGGTGTTCTCGTTCTTGCGCCAAGCCTCTACATTCATGAAGGCAGAAGTGCGAGAGTTTTCATCGCCATTCTTCTCATTGCGGATGATGGCCAGTGAGAAGCGAGCTACGCTTACGGTTGTAAACTGATGGATGCTTGCATCCTTACCTACGAAACCAGTTACTGCGAAAGAATTTTCCATCTTTTTCATAATTCAATATTTTTAGAAGTGAAACATTTATTTTTTACGATGCTATCAGAGTTAGCAAGGAAAACATAGGAAGCAAGGAATTATCGAATTATTTCACCCTTGGGCAGGAAAAGTTTTTTGGATGAGCAGCAGACGGAAAAGTTTTTGAAAAAATTCTGAGAATAAGGCACCTGGTACTTGCAGAAATGTGGCTTGCACTAACTTTGCAGCGGAAAAAGTAAGTGTGGATGCTTCGTCCAAAAATATGAATGAAAAGGATGAATAGAAAATATTTGCAGTTAGTTGGGTAAAGGAAAGCTGCATCCTCCTCGATGTTTGTTCAAGCAAACTGGTTGCGCAATACGGCTTATAAGTTCAAGAGACTGGCAGGAAAACTCAAACTTCATCATGAATATGGCTAAGCTAAGGAAAGAACGATCAAACCTACGACTGACAAGGGTAAGCATCAGCATGTAGAGGACAGCTGAGCAGAGAAGCATGATGCCTGAGACAAGAGGCAAGCCAATGATTTTTGTCACATAAACGATGTTTATTTGTGACATGAAGCTG
This window encodes:
- a CDS encoding AAA family ATPase, whose amino-acid sequence is MKQIILNYIDVEIWNNLHVQFQPHSDVNIIMGSNGSGKTTFLRNLYQSLAEDKESKDHIIYLPSIDNIAMRDKRKTSKALSQELDYYIYDMKTGPSLMNLRMSMLDSSEEKRIEMKAKIADFQKVINDFFAITGKRIEIEGSKFTVFTDNGILPVEALSSGEKQILLILLRVFLLNGNEAIVMIDEPTYSLDIEWQFKLVTMFTHLNNKAQYFIASLSPALFGEGWGDKVWYMDQITK
- a CDS encoding single-stranded DNA-binding protein — translated: MKKMENSFAVTGFVGKDASIHQFTTVSVARFSLAIIRNEKNGDENSRTSAFMNVEAWRKNENTSSFDRLVKGALLTVEGYFKPEEWQDAEGVKHNRVILVATKFYEAVEKENTPDSQQGKIQKDK
- a CDS encoding metallophosphoesterase, which encodes MKIQYASDLHLEFAENWRFLKENPLQVTGDILVLAGDIGYLGDENYSKHPFWDWASENYQQVIASMGNHEFYKYYDIAKLNDGFCLEIRPNVHSYYNAVVHIGDIDLFITTLWSKIPLKEAYYTEQVISDFRRIIFNGDLLTFADFNREHKRCLSFLKDAVSCSKARRKIVVTHHVPSFQMQCPKFADSQANSAFTVELEEYIKNSGIDYWIFGHSHYNVDVKIGNTNCVSNQLGYVFHGEHESFNPGKYIEV